The following are encoded together in the Candidatus Aminicenantes bacterium genome:
- a CDS encoding dCMP deaminase family protein encodes MSVDRPKKDRYYLSIARVVATRSTCLKVLMGAIIVKEDQIIATGYVGAPRKTRSSLDHGFCLRQKLNIPSGTQYELCRSVHAEQNAIINAARAGVSLLGGDMFIHGEYRKDQRVLNAFPCFICKKMIINAGLRRVVCSVTEGDPPWRVFQADDWIQDWQTHDIIDDRDRYLG; translated from the coding sequence ATGAGCGTGGACAGACCGAAGAAGGACCGTTATTACCTCAGCATCGCCCGCGTAGTGGCCACCCGTTCCACCTGCCTGAAGGTGTTGATGGGAGCCATTATCGTGAAAGAAGACCAGATCATCGCCACGGGCTACGTGGGGGCGCCACGCAAGACGCGCAGTTCACTGGACCACGGATTCTGCCTGCGCCAGAAACTCAATATCCCCTCGGGCACCCAGTACGAACTTTGCCGCTCCGTGCACGCCGAGCAGAACGCCATTATCAACGCCGCCCGCGCCGGAGTAAGCCTCTTGGGAGGCGATATGTTCATTCACGGCGAGTACCGGAAAGACCAACGCGTGCTCAACGCCTTTCCCTGCTTTATCTGCAAGAAAATGATCATCAACGCCGGCCTGCGACGCGTGGTCTGCTCCGTTACGGAAGGCGACCCGCCCTGGCGGGTGTTCCAGGCGGATGACTGGATTCAGGACTGGCAAACCCATGACATCATCGACGACCGCGATCGCTACCTGGGCTGA